CAGTTGCAGGGATAAGTGTTTTCTTCCGTGATTTATGCACCAGAGTAGTGACTGAGGAGGGTATTAGTACTTTGAAGGAAAACGTACCCGTTAGTCTTTGCAACctcgagaagatatttcctccatcattcttTGATGTAATGGAACATCTTGCTATTCATCTCGCAAGAGAATTGGagcttggtggtcctgtgcaaTACCGATGGATGTATCTTTTTGAGCGTTATATGcatcatctgaagaagaagatcaaaaatTTAAGCAAGGTGGAAGGATCTATAATTGCACaggtgatcaatgaagaaacttCAAACTTTGCTGAAAACTACTTTCCATCAGAAGTGCATACAAAAAACCGAAGACCTGCTCGGCATGATGACAGAGGAGAGAAAGCAACGTATCATGTTACTGTCCCAAGCATGTTCAGCGAAATAGGACGACTAAGTGGAAAACCCACGAAGCGGAGACTGACGGAGATTGAGCACgctcatttgcaaacatatttgcttaccaactgtgaagatgttctacaatatgagaggtaaaaatatatttttcatttaaattgttatattaattttcaataagttttatttcatatgaataatatctttttatatagtgTTTATATGGCAGAGTTGCGTATGACTTACAGACATGCCACAGAAGAAGAGCTTCAACAACTCAGACATAACGGATTTGCTGCATGGCTTCTTAATTATGTGagtcataacatatatgaaataattaacattttactcatatatatttagtataaaataataaacatttcactcatatatatattttattttataggtgactgatggtttggccagaggtTTTGTGTTCGATGATTGGATATGCGAGTTTGTGCGGGGACCAACTCGGAGCCAGAAGCTGAGATTGGCGAGTTTGACGAAGATTCTGAAGATTCTACAGATTCTGAAGATTCTGATTAGGACTTATGTTTTCTTAGTTGtatgattagttttttttttttttaattaacaaaatccgTCGGTATTCCATCGGAATATTCCGATGAAATTCCGACGACTCGTGGTTAATTCAGGGTTTAGCcattcgtcggaattccgtcagaatATTCCGATGGAATTCCGACGGATTTAACAAAA
This window of the Raphanus sativus cultivar WK10039 unplaced genomic scaffold, ASM80110v3 Scaffold2146, whole genome shotgun sequence genome carries:
- the LOC130505277 gene encoding uncharacterized protein LOC130505277, whose translation is MHIEKNFFDNLMNTILNIQGKTKDNLKSRLDLVDICDRSELHVDENGTAPFPIYRLDGAGKEAFFDWITDKVKFPDGYASNLGNCVDRSEGKFTGLKSHDCHVIMQRLLPFAFSALLPRNVHEAVAGISVFFRDLCTRVVTEEGISTLKENVPVSLCNLEKIFPPSFFDVMEHLAIHLARELELGGPVQYRWMYLFERYMHHLKKKIKNLSKVEGSIIAQVINEETSNFAENYFPSEVHTKNRRPARHDDRGEKATYHVTVPSMFSEIGRLSGKPTKRRLTEIEHAHLQTYLLTNCEDVLQYESVYMAELRMTYRHATEEELQQLRHNGFAAWLLNYVTDGLARGFVFDDWICEFVRGPTRSQKLRLASLTKILKILQILKILIRTYVFLVV